In Thunnus thynnus chromosome 17, fThuThy2.1, whole genome shotgun sequence, the genomic window GCGCTCGCAGCCCAGGGAGGTCACCCCTCCTTGCTACCTGCTCCTGGGCTACGGGCTGGTTGGAGACAAAGAGCTCACACACCTGCCCCTTCCTCTCGTccacagaagtgtgtgtgtgtgctagtcCAGACAGCTGGGATCACAGCTGCTCTCCCCAAACCACACACCTGGGGCCTTGTGACGTGACAGGCGAGAATAAACCCTGCTCTACAGCCAAGTTGGCAGAAACCCCCCTTCCCCCTCAAGGGTTCAGTTCAGTGAACCTCATTTACACTCAAACTACTTCAGCGGAAAGGcggggaggaggtggggggtgaggggtgggggtgggggggctaaAGAACATAAAATGtacagcaacagaaaaacacacaactgaaATAGCAAAGAGAAGCCAAAAATAGCAACAGGAGCGGTCATGACGGCGCGGATGTGTGCTGAGGGTGGCGGGGCGGGCGCCCGGGAGTCAAGTCGAGGAGTGGCTGTAGTGGTCCTCAAGAACTGTGTGCCAGCATTATGCCTGCGGTTGCCATGACAGCGGCACATTAAGCACCCTTTCCAATagaacaacaacagagagacggccatattttaaatgaacagtAGCAGGGTGCAGCAACAGcctcagctgctctctctcacactcctCCACCCCTTTGTGCCCATATCTCCCTCTTAGTGTTTTGTTCGTTTATTCGTTTTCCTCTTTTAGTAGTTAGGTACTCCGCGGTGCTGCGGTCCCCTTGACACATAATCAGAGACTTCCCTGTTTCAGGCTTCTGGCcagagtttgttgttttttgattttcagtcattgtgtgttttgtaaatCCCATACATTTTTCAGAGCCTCTTGCGTCAGTCCAGAGGCAGGCGTGGTTGAGTCCTCAGCCTGGAAGGCAAACTTTGCCTGCGAACAGCAGTCCAACTATGGTGAAGAAGATGGAGAGGACAAACAGCACGTACGAGGAGCCGACCACCGTGTTGTTGGGCAGCTTGTACGGCTGGCCTCCCACCTCGTTGATATAGAAGCCTATGGGGAAGATGAGCGCCGCCATGCAGAACAGGATCACTGGAAGGAAGGAGCGAGAGAGAAAATATTAGTTTGCCGCACACTTGAAAACGATTCTTGTTATTCTGTACAGACATACAACTTCATTCACTGTCTCAATGTTACTAAAaatcacacatgtaaacaaaaacagatgaatTTGGGGtttaagaaagaaataaaagatggATAACATGACCTCAGCCTACGTTTTAAGTCTTCATTCTTCATACAAGATGCAGAAAATTAACCGTGAACTCACTCAAGTTGAGCAGGAAGTACAGGCAGCTCAAATTGAATTCAATATTAGCAAGTTCATTAGCGATGTACAATAGTGCCTTTCAAATGGCTTTGAAGGAGCAATTACACAAAGCAGACTCGTGGTACGCACAGTGATCAGCGTGATTCAGCCTCATGTTTGTCGTGAAGGTAAGAGAGACTCTCGGCTCGATGCGCTGTGATACAAACATCAAtgtttcaatatttcatttagAAACAGGAAACGTGTTGCGTAAATGAAACattactcacacacaaaaatcacacaTGATTAATTCTGAGCTGCTCAGACAAACCGAAATCTGGctgtatattatttattttctcagactgTAGAAATGACAGACTCATTGCTCATTTCACATCTTCATTAGGAGCTTGAACTTTAAGGACTTGACTGATTTAATTGTCGAAGATAATCATCATCACCACGCATGTCGTCTGCCACGTTACTGCAAGCGAGGTGATTGCAGCGCTACGCGAGGGAGCTGGAAATATGTGAGTGTGAAGATGAGGAGCCATTGATGAAGGAGTATCTCTGGTATTCTTTTTCTGATCCATTGtatttttttgcttctttccacaaaaggaagcaaaaaaattgagaaaagtCCAACAGTTTTTGTGTGACATAATTGTTTTATCTCAACAGATACAATAATGTTTATTATCAATGTACtacaacatttttaatttataaataaCCGCTTCTCTGTTGTTCTCCACAGCCCAGACATGACAGAAAATTCACcctttttctgttatttttgctATTCTGTAGAGTTGTTCCATCtttaaattacaatatttcTGATAGCACATGAAGGCACCATTCATCCACGGTCAAACCATTTCGCAAATTTCTAAGAAGAAACCCTCAGGTAAGAGATTTAATGTAAACTTTGAAGTCTACAAATTCAAGCTTATCTGCAGCTTTAGACAATTATTCATGGGTAAAACCATATCATTATCAACTCCTATCCTTAACCTAAacacaaatgtacagtatttcccaCACCACTTGAATGCAGCATTAGTTTCAGTAAATGTTTCTCTACAAACCAgaaataagccctttatatcaCCTCAGGCTGATTAACACAGATTAAATTTTCTCTACAAGCTTAAAGGAATCAGTAATCAGATTTCAAGCTTTGGAAAACAGGCAGATCCAGCTCAGTTTATTCACTGCAAGTGcgttaaacacaaaaaaatagagcttgcaacattaaaaaaaaaaaaaaaaaaagataaacattaGGAACTGTGGAGAAAGCCACATGCATGCTGATGTTGTAGTTTCCTACGTCAGCCAATGGGTGTTACATAAGAGACATTATTTACTGATTTCATTTACgtcataaaaaaagacatattgTTAGAAACCTAACATGCATCTACGTTGTGTTTGAGATTTACAGTAGATGCTCCACCGGCGAAACCAATCACCAATCAACTAACATTCACTCAAATCTGCAACGCACATCTTTTGTATTTATCCCCTCTGGGAAGATTATAAAATGCAATTCAGAGACTTTCGCCTGTATAGTTTTGAACAAACACCGCCACTACTGGAAATCAGTTCATAAACTGCCTCTAAAATGTCTGATTCCTCATGTATGTGTCAAACACGGTTTCTGTAATTGAGTATAGAGGATTAGAGAAATCTATCATTTCCTTAGCTAGAGAAAGCAGATTTCTTCAGCATGTATACACGTTTTGAATCAGCTTATGGCATGTGCATGAAAAAGACTGAAGACAGGGAAAGTATCGCCGTGACAGCTGAGAGacaggatgaaaggagagatcattaaAATGTAGCTATGCATCCTTGTGTTCAAAATAAGTCCATCCAACTCTATTTGTACAGCACCTCTCGACAACAAGGCGATTCAGAGTGCTTTCTAGACTCAAAAGACTTAAGACTCACtagactaaaactgaaactacaTTAAAGTAACCTCTATAAGTCTAAATAAGGCTCTTTCCGCCCTGCCTTCTCACTGTGTCgttgacaacacacacacacacacacacaattaagaAGGAATCAGAAAGCAGCGTCTTGTTTCACTACTCTaatcagataaaaaaataatgtctgGGAGGGCGAGAAACCAcagatttacagtaaccaggttactacagtaaatgtaaaagtcATTTCCTGAGTAACCTGATTTCTCGTTTGCATGTAAACTGTAGCGACAAGAAAGCTGAGAAAACTGCATCAAACCTTCTGGGAACAATTAGTTTGGTGTGTTGAGCACATGCTGAGAATCATTAAATTCATTATAGTCGCCCCCCCTTCTGAAAAACACTGAGCATGTTGTGATGTACTGCGCAGTGTGTGTCAGGTTTGTTAGCAGCTGCAGAGTAAAGCCGAAGTTAGAGGTGAAGTCATTAGAGCGTCTTGTCATACGGGAAGTGGGCTTCTGTGATTGGACATTAAAGTCGTCACTAATTAGAACGGCTCCCTTTTCTTCCGTTTCCTTTGAAGATGTTATTACTGAAGGGTTTTGGTCCAGCTCTGAATCCACTTATGTAACACGCAGTGACGTGAAACGGCAAAGAAAACTGAGCGACTTCTATGAAACGTAGATCAGTGGCTGTGTGGGGAATTTGTGGAAGAGCTTCATCTTATCAGGATTGATGTGTGCTAAATAATACTGGTGTGTGCTCCATCAAATCTGAGTGCCGACTACTTTGTTACCAAGCAAATTGCTGGTACTCCAGCGCGAGGTACGACAGCTCTTTGAAGTTAACAGTGTCGAATTAGTTAACACTGTTTGATGACGGCACATCAAACCATTTTTAGCTCTCACTTTTTCACTCTGGGTACTGAACAATTTGCAGAGCTGTTCAGTACCTAAGGGATGACTTCTCCTGATTTCAAAACATGTTGCCCTTAACAGTTTTGTTGACTAGAATAACTCCATGTATATCTACACTTCACTAATCTGTTCAAGATTAACTGACATTAATGCAGTAAATAAATTgatgaatatgttttttataGCAGTATCCTTTTAGCCGTCTGTGTCAGACTGCTAAGACTTGTGAAAGGGgagaagcagaaaacaaaagcCCAGTCTTGTCTGACATGAAAGCCATTACATATTGTATAAAATCAGAATGCCTGTATGTTCAGAACCAGTCCTTGAAGAACCAATAAGATGCATGTTATGTGTCTCCAGTCTGTCAGCGAGCATAAGTGAGCTCTGTCTGGTAAACCTGCCCCACAAGCTAATATTTACGTCTGTATTTTGCCTGCTTGTTGCTTTGGACATCTTCACTTTCTGTTACTAAACTTAGACGGAACTGAAGTTTTTGTGCTCAGCCCTAAACACcctagaaacacattatctaatgacatagctactctggatggtattaccctggcctccagcaccactgtaaggaatctgggagttatctttgatcaggatatgtctttcaactcccacataaaacaaatttcaaggaatgccttttttcacctacataactttgacaaaaatcaggcacatcctgtctcaaaaagatgcagtaaaactagtccacgcatttgtcacttctaggctggattattgcaattccttatcaTCAGGCTACCCAAACAAGTCtcaaaagacattaaaaagacgcaaactgacaaaaactagaaaaagagattaCATTTCTCCCATATGAGCtttgctgcattggcttcctgtaaaatccagaatagaatttaaaatacttctccacacctacaaagcccttaatggtctgGCACCATCATATCTGTAAGAGCTCGttgtaccctattaccccaccagaacactgcgctccctgAATGCAGACTTATTTGTGATTCCTAGAGTCTCCGAAAGTGGAAAGGGAgacagagccttcagctatcaggctcctctcctttGTAACCACCTTCCAGTTTGGGTCtgggggggcagacaccctctctgcGTTTAAGAGTAggtgtaaaactttcctttttgacaAAGCTTATAGTTGGAGCTAacccaggcttgccttggaccagcccttagttatgctgctataggcctagactgccgggggacttcccatgatgctcTGAGCTCCTCCCGCCCTCCCCCCCatatctgtatgcattcatgtaccattaatgcatgttaccaacttggcttcttccccagagtttttgtgctttcttgtcttgCAGGTTCCTGTGGGTCATGGTTGCAGACCGCCTGCTGCCGTGGTCCTGCTTGACGCCCTGGGTCTGccatctattattattattagttatatttctataattattattgttgtaattgttattattgtttcatCCTGTTAAAAGGGgtgtttttccttgctgctgttgccaagtgcttgttgatgggggaatgttgggtctctgtatattaaagactacagtctagacctgctctatgtgaaagtGCCCAgggatgacttctgttgtgatttggcgctatataaattaaatcaaattaaattgaatGTGTTTATCTATGAGGAGGGTAATATTGCAAAAGGATGTGGTGAAAGGTCAGTTAAAGTGCGGCAAGAGATACATGGCTCAGGAATTATTCTTGCCGGCTTCACCAGTGAGTTAATTGAAGTGCACCTCATGGTCCACTGCTTCTTTAAAACAAAAGCATCTTAACTGATAATAACTACAGTGCAGGTGTTACTTACATTAACACATCTTGTTTCTACTTTACTTTCTTTGCCTTTGAACGGCTCCTCTAGTGTAACAACCTAATGTCTCTACTAGCATCATTATGGTCATCTTAAATCAACAATGTTTGAGTCTATGTTCACCTTCACTgttgaacatgtgtgtgttctgagTTAATGTAACATGGCCTGCAGATGAAGTGAATCATGACATGTTAAATCGATTACTAAAGTTGAAAAACAGCTGCTATCACAGATATCAGTGAAAATCGGTTTGACAAGGCTGACGTGAAGTAAAAAAGAGGTGTTTCACTGATGTCTATAAAGTCAGGTCGCTTGCTTTCTGATAGGATTGTTAGTTAAACGTGTTTTAATCTGAATGTGCGCCATTAACGAGTGACAATCGTTAAAGTGAAGTTAACAAGAGCAATGCTCCTCGTTAACAACTCTCATTGTTATTGGGAAGGTATTTTATCCGGTGCAAAATCACAGCAGGTGGCTCTAATTGTCAACACCTGCCTATTAGCCTCCACATCACATTAGCTGACATGTCAGCTGATAATAGAGATCTATCGGTATCAGCATATATAACTAGTGCCGTTTTTCCGTCAGAGAGCGttgataattttattttctttactgtaaaatgtcctgccAGCACATATCTTGGTcaaaattcttttaaaaaagaaattcatCATAATCAAAAGTGTTTATGTCAATGTATATGTCAGTCGTTCTTAAACTTAATGAAATCATGCCTGCCTTTGGAAgccaaaaacatttcatgtcCCACAcataaatcagatttattttcccACTTGGTGACAAATTAATGTGAAAATTCAAGTTACACTGCCAgagatttcacacacaaacgACACTTTCTCTCCCGCTATATGTTTATAGTGAACTCGATATAACAAGAATAAGACATAATAATAGTTCGGATATGACTGTTGTGTTTGCTCGATGAGCACcacctgtttttcttttatttcctgtcCATCTTGTACATGTTGCTCTGTCTGAATAAAtcttacaaacatgaatctTGACTGCCTAGTCAGCATCAGAGCACTTGTTTGGTTCAACTCTTGACATTTTCCCCCATGTTAATGTAACAGCCCCTCACccagtttgagaaccactgatttatgttatgtttatttatatatatatatatatatatatatatacatacacacacacacacacatatacatatacacacacacacacatatacaagcTGTAATTTATTATTACTTACCACATTTTCTTACTACTTGTAGTTATTGTGGTTTTGGAgcctttttgattatttttactttctctttgttttcatcttgacaatttatattatttctttatgattatttcactatttttctgATCTCTATATTTggcttgttttgctttttcctgttttattgatcaatgtgattttaaattgttgtaTATTCTCTTGTTGATGTTGGACCCCAAGAAGACTGGCGACTACTTTGGGGAAGCTAACAGGGATCCAAACAaagaataaatcatttattttgtgcagtttCTGTTTAAGTATTATTAGATAgtcatattttttattactcCCACTCCATCCCCACTGATGACCCTCACACCTTGGGGAAacactgctggtgtgtgtgtatatagagAGACAGAGGCGAGCCTGTGCTGGTCATACAAAGCTGCCCATTCATACGCTACAGACTGCCGACCTTCTCTCCACCTTCATCACCTGTTTGCTCTGAATGAACCATCCCTGTCTGCTTGCTACTACCttattcttcctctctcctcttccattTGGGTCTTTACATTGGCATCCATCTCTCACTTAGTAAAACTTTCAGCTCTTGACCTCTACAAACGTGATTATTCACTCAGCTCTCCTTCTTAGTCAACTCTTTTTAAGCCTACACCCATTTCCTCTCTTAACCTCTTGCCTTCGCCCACCCCCAAACCCcccccgccgccgccgccaccaccaccaccaccacatgGCCGACAGTCCCTTATGAGCAACTGTGTAGAGAGTGCAGTGTTCAACATTGAAGCTAAAGTTCAGCAACATCAGAGGACAAGAAAATACTTTGGCTTGGTCCCTGTCCTCCACTTGAAACAACCTCTTGAGTTACAAGAGGAGCCCAGGAAGGCCATCTGCCTCTAAAGTGTCAGCTAATGGAGCTCTTAAAACAGAGTAAAGTGATGTTTACtatctctcctccctctgttaCGACAACCCAAGCTTAATATACTCGGTTATACCTGAATACCTGGTACCTGTTATACCTGAAATATTTGACACCCCTCTAGTGTTATTTCCTCATTAAAGTGATAATCGTTATCATGCTTTTaacccattaaaaaaaaaaaaaaatcagtagtAATGATATACCTCTTGTCTAATATGGCCAGCAGAAGCATAGCAGGGGGACAAGGGTGACAATTGCTCACAGTTGCCATGGCAACTTCCTTACTTTCCTTTGGCTGTGATCATTAAACAATGACTCAACGCCTTCCAATTTAGCTTGTGACACAGATTTGTGCTTACCGGACAGGCGGTTTGCAGAGGGTTTGGGATTCTGTAAAGTGGTGATTCACTGGGTATTTGCAAGTGATTAGGATGAATTacaaaacctaattatgaatcTGCATTTGGCCAGACACGCAAAAGACTTGGGTGCTTGTTCAAGTCTGCGGGTTACTTTTTCTCTGCAGAACAAAGGAGTCACAGTGTCGGTATTCAGACGATAATACTGTGCATTGTGGCTTCACAGGCGACGCCACTGCTCCATCTGTACAAGTGTGCTTGAGGCTGTCTATTCTTTTAACTAACTGGCCAATCAAATTCCACCCTCCCACACAGCCTTACGAAACGAGCCCAGACACGATGCACGAGATGGATACGGAGTTATTATCGAGCACTGGAAGTGCATCAATATAGAAATcgtgtttttgaaaaaaacaaagcgaCTGGTGATGTCCAGGATATAAAGGGAGAGAAAACATTAGAGAGACACAGTGGCACACATGCCACCCACTCGGGTACCAGAGGAGCTGCATTACTTGATAAATAAGCTTCAGAGAGCAAGAGGAGTCGTCaagcttgcaaaaaaaaaaaaaaaaaaaaaacctctcataAAAGGTGcaaacacaaccaaacacactcacacacaggttCTCACGTCACtctcagaaacacaaacacactgatgtcTTCCACAAAGCTTGGGATGTTTtatgacacacacagaaaagcacacacacacacactcatcatctTCATATCAAAAATAAGCAGTGCATAACTGAGCTAAAACCAATATTTTCACACATTATCCCacatctcttctcctcctcttatTATTCTCTCACCTAAAGAGACTGTGTGCATGAATATACTAATGTAgcaaaagtgattttttttttttttttaaaaggttataTCACAACGGATGCAGTGAGACGGAGAAGAAAGTGAGAAAGCTTCAGGGGAAAATGCGCTGATGGCAAGCATAGTAACGCCAAACTATTTCATTCAATTTGACTGTCATTGTCTTGTTCACTTACTGCCAGTAAAGGCGATCCAGCGGGCGTATTTGGTGGCTTCTCTGCGCCAGTGTGATGCCACAAGCAGTCCACAGGTGACTGTGAGGGAGATGATGcccatgatgatgaagaaaagtgTGGTGACCCACTCTGGGGGAAGCCGTGGCGGAATACAGGTCCGGTCTCGTCCGTGGATGGTCTGACATTGCCGGACTAGACCGACTGTAAGGGCACCTGTACAGAGAGATTGAATGTTGATGGTCATTTAATTGAATGAatacaagcaaacaaaacactgaatattaGGGATTATGAGTTACCAGTTGATCTAAAACCTTTTTTGCACTACAAAAGGGTTCGTTAGGGGGAGTAGTTCCATATCTGAATCGAGGGTCTACGGAGAGAGAATGTTgcattgctgtacagactggaAAGACCCccgaggcaaatttgtgatttgtgatatttggcCAATACAAATAAAACCGACTTGACCATTTAAATATTGACAACATTGTTGCAAACTTCTACATAAGTCAAACCTTTGGATATTATAACACACGTTTTTATCTCCCTTACCTTCTTTTAAGAAACTGTCGAGCTCTCATAAACTCTTTCTCAAAAtctcaatgtttttgtttttaacacatttgCTACACAGTTGCAACAGGAACACGAACAGCGGATTGGCACATGGTTTGGGAAGCCCTACTCTATAAGACTTTgatgcaacacagctaataaaaagcacatactgtacacaaaaCTCTTTTGCATCAGTACATTCACACCACATGCCCTGAGTATTTATTCTAAAACATCCAACAACTACTGATGATACGATGCATTGTTAACAGGAGGTCAAACAGCCCGAGATCCACGTACAACGTTTTGACCCAGACGTTTTGGGATGTCGTATGttgtatatgtagtatatgtagactaaagactgaaaaaaaaaacaaagggaaaactataagagaaaaaagatgaataGACTCTGAAGAAAACCAGTTAAAATTAGAGGAATTTAGTGCCTTAATCACTGACAAGGACCATGCAGGGGAAAACCAAAGTGTTGTTGCTCAGCTGATGCCAAAGCAAACCAGAGACAGGTGAAGTAGAAGGAATGGAAAAAGCCAGAGAGAGGCTTCTTCCATTTGTCACCGATTCAGTGCCTGCGAGGAGCTGCGGGGTTGCTTTCTCCACTCTGGTGGGCCCAATTATGCCAGTGGCCAACATTTCTTCTTGCGCTTCCACACtcaagaggagagagggagggctAAATCAATCCTGCCAATTACTGAATCTATCCCACGCAGGTATGACACTCAGCACAGACAGTTTCTAAGAAGTTGGACTGATATGACACAGAGCCTGTAATTAATGTCCAAGTCTTCCATGCTTGACTATAACCAGCAACTCTTTTAAAATCTCTTCTGCCTTGGATTTTAAACCGTGTAAGCTTGCACATCTGCTCTCGCAAAACATGGCATGACCTGACGTTGTACTGTACTTATCCGTCACTGATCAGCCAGGGAGACAAATGGATTCATGCCTCAGACTGAGTCATGAGCGGAGCTCTGCCAGATCCTGAGTGTGAAGGCAAGTACTCAGAGCAGGAACATGCTTCAGTGGTGCAGCCACTCTGGAGGGACAGCTTTCAATTAGAGCATGTCCTCGAGGGGAATTTCTACCTGAGTAAGCAGAACACTCAGGTTCTTTGCTGATCACAGGTCTCAGGCAAAGAAAGGCGGACTATAAGCAATAGACCTCAGAGgacacacatttttcatttgaaaaattaGTTAGTGTGGGCGTCAGCGAGAGGGTTTTCTGTAGTGCACACATTGATAATGTATGAAGCAGCCTTTTTGGATGGCAGGTAAGCAGTCATACATCTCCATACTTCGACACTTCCCAACCGTAGACAAATAGTGAGACACCGTtgttcagacagacaacagcattacaagaaaaaaaaaaaaaaaagacacagcaggctcattcatttcaataagGTCACTGTGTTGTTACAGCAGAGGTGGCAACACAGAGGGCTCGGCCAAAGAAACAAAGGTTTGTCTGgcaaaaaaagttgaacctgaCTTAACTTTTGTTGCATAACAATGCGGCATCATCCGGCAAATACgtgcaagtgcacattcctggtagattacttAATGCGAACATggtcattttactttttacctAGTGGTTGGCGTTACAGAGGATAAACTTATGTCGATGTTGCAGTGACAATAACTTAGTTTGCGAGGAAACAGCAAAGGAGACAAATAATCGTGCAGTGTTCTAGCAAATAAGGCTTCAAATTGATGGATGTTTTACTCAAATCAACCTTCCTGTATTGTATTTTGTCACAGTGGTACCTGAAGTCAAACAGTGCTGCTTTTGGTCTGAAGGCCCAGTTATTGAAACAAACCAACCAAAAGGTGCTGTAATGGCAATGTCATACAGTCATAACACTTGTGAAACTAGTTTTAAAACTAGTGTCTACATGTCTGTCTatataaaactgtaaatgaTAGTATGTGGCAAAGCAAATTCTAAATTGAGGCTATATTGGCGCAACATCTTCttagaataatataaatacattattttctccttgtgtctgAGGcataaactggaaaaaaaaaaattaacgaGTGGTAAACACTCTTTCCACTGACCACAAAATAGCCCATTCATTGAAAAGGCAAGCTTGTGTGGGCAACATCATAAGAGTTCAACAGTGGCTCAGCAGGTGGGTGGACGTGTGCATGAAAGTATGCAAGCTGGAATTTCAAAAGGTCAAGCCTGTTGTTTGCTCTGTCTGGCACCTGAATCCAGACGTTTTATAACCCCTCAATTAAATCTTTGTGTACTTACACGATGAATATACGACGCTGCTACTAACCGTAACGAGTCTGAACCACTTGAATCCAAACGGAAAAGCAAAGCCTGTGTGAGAAAAGTGTTTCTTGCTGCTCTGGGGGCGTGGTGGTTCTGCAGGCTGTCCAGAGGAAATCCTGTCCCCTTTATAACACCCAGTGAAAGCACTGCCTTCACAGCAACAACCAAACACAAACTCAACCTTTCCTAGCCCACACAAACAATGCCAGTGGTTCAAAAGAAACGCTTTGGGAGTTTGTAGACGGTAAGGTAAGCTATATATGGAGCTGCAGAGCTTGCAGCTTTGTATTCACTGTTCTGTTAGGCCaccgagaaaaaaaaaactacttctTAGACCTCACACACAGCAGTGCTGTCATTAAGGCACACGTGTTTTCTTACAGATGATTGTTTACTAAAAATGATgctctctgtcttcatttttaCCTTATCGCCTGCCTTATTGCTATGGTAATTCACATCCTGCTGCACAGAACACTTATGTAATAacgctgaaaagaaaaaaaaaaaaaaaaatggaggtcATGGCTCATGACAAAAATGGCACCTGAATGGCTCTCGGGCTTACTGAACAGCCTATTCCTGAAGTCGGCCCAATATTACAGGGTAACCTTGAACAAATTAAAGAACAGGAGGTGAGGGAGGCAGAGAAAGCAGGGACTAGAGAACAGGAGAGCATTAGGCAAGAGTCTGATCGCTCCAGTTAATGGCACCGTTTTATGACCATTTCCCCTGGATCCTCTGGGCTCCTGCTGTTTCACTAGCTCTCAGTGGAATTCCTGCCCTACAGCAGGCAGGCAC contains:
- the mosmoa gene encoding uncharacterized protein C16orf52 homolog B isoform X2 translates to MLKMSRHGPHFLSFGPRHGALTVGLVRQCQTIHGRDRTCIPPRLPPEWVTTLFFIIMGIISLTVTCGLLVASHWRREATKYARWIAFTGMILFCMAALIFPIGFYINEVGGQPYKLPNNTVVGSSYVLFVLSIFFTIVGLLFAGKVCLPG
- the mosmoa gene encoding uncharacterized protein C16orf52 homolog B isoform X1, yielding MDKLTIISGCLFLAADIFAIASIANPDWINTGESAGALTVGLVRQCQTIHGRDRTCIPPRLPPEWVTTLFFIIMGIISLTVTCGLLVASHWRREATKYARWIAFTGMILFCMAALIFPIGFYINEVGGQPYKLPNNTVVGSSYVLFVLSIFFTIVGLLFAGKVCLPG